The Flavobacterium piscisymbiosum genome includes a region encoding these proteins:
- a CDS encoding Gfo/Idh/MocA family protein, protein MLVACLLFGGAIASAQMIKTKTPTRPKGQQDVLRLATAPIPTVRVAFIGLGMRGPGAVERMTHIPGVEIVALCDMTEKNTQSANEILTKAGLPKAQEFFGDENAWRKVTALPNVDLVYIATDWKHHALIGVQAMKDGKHVAIEVPGAMTMKEIWDLIDTSEKTRKHCMQLENCVYDFFELTTLNMAQQGVFGEILHAEGSYIHGLQPFWGEYWNNWRMDYNIKHRGDIYATHGMGPACQALNIHRGDKMNFLVSMDTKAVGNPAYIKEKSGQEIKDFRNGDHTMTMIRTENGKTIQIQHDVTSPRPYSRMYQLSGTKGFANKYPLEGYALDGAALGDDVKPNHEKLSAHSFVPEDVKKALMAKYKHPIVKDIEEKAKKVGGHGGMDFVMDYRLIHCLQKGLPLDMDVYDLAEWSCLGPLTEISLDNNSSPVEIPDFTRGGWKKLQKLEFSE, encoded by the coding sequence ATGTTAGTGGCCTGTCTGTTGTTTGGAGGAGCAATCGCATCGGCACAAATGATCAAAACCAAAACACCAACCCGTCCAAAAGGTCAGCAAGATGTTTTGCGTTTGGCTACTGCTCCAATTCCAACTGTTCGTGTTGCTTTTATTGGTTTAGGAATGCGTGGCCCGGGAGCTGTTGAGCGTATGACACATATTCCCGGAGTAGAAATCGTAGCGCTTTGCGATATGACAGAGAAAAACACACAATCGGCTAATGAAATTTTAACAAAAGCTGGTCTTCCTAAAGCTCAGGAATTTTTTGGAGATGAAAATGCCTGGAGAAAAGTTACTGCCTTGCCAAATGTTGATTTGGTTTACATCGCAACAGATTGGAAACATCATGCTTTAATAGGTGTTCAGGCAATGAAAGACGGAAAACACGTAGCAATCGAAGTTCCGGGTGCTATGACCATGAAAGAAATCTGGGACCTTATTGATACTTCCGAAAAAACACGTAAACATTGTATGCAACTTGAAAATTGTGTTTACGATTTCTTCGAATTAACGACATTAAATATGGCACAGCAAGGTGTGTTTGGAGAAATTCTTCATGCCGAAGGTTCTTACATTCACGGTCTTCAACCATTTTGGGGCGAATACTGGAACAACTGGAGAATGGATTACAACATCAAACACCGAGGTGATATTTACGCAACTCACGGTATGGGACCGGCTTGTCAGGCTTTGAATATTCACCGTGGTGATAAAATGAATTTCTTAGTTTCTATGGATACAAAAGCGGTAGGAAATCCTGCTTACATCAAAGAAAAATCAGGTCAGGAAATTAAAGATTTTAGAAACGGAGATCATACCATGACTATGATTCGTACCGAAAACGGAAAAACAATCCAGATTCAGCATGATGTTACGTCTCCTCGTCCGTACAGCAGAATGTATCAATTGAGCGGAACTAAAGGTTTTGCCAACAAATATCCGTTAGAAGGTTATGCTTTAGACGGTGCAGCATTAGGAGATGATGTAAAACCAAATCACGAAAAATTAAGTGCACATTCATTTGTTCCTGAAGATGTTAAAAAAGCATTGATGGCAAAATACAAGCATCCAATTGTAAAAGATATCGAAGAAAAAGCTAAAAAAGTAGGCGGTCACGGCGGAATGGATTTCGTGATGGATTACCGATTGATTCACTGTCTTCAAAAAGGACTTCCTCTAGACATGGATGTTTACGATCTTGCAGAATGGTCTTGCTTAGGTCCTTTAACAGAGATCTCACTTGATAATAACTCGTCTCCTGTAGAAATTCCTGATTTCACTCGTGGCGGATGGAAAAAATTACAAAAATTAGAGTTTTCAGAATAA
- the guaA gene encoding glutamine-hydrolyzing GMP synthase, whose product MQHNVLILDFGSQYTQLIARRVRELNIFCEIFPYNHFPSDLSPYKAVILGGSPFSVRAEDAPHPDLSQIRGKLPMLAVCYGAQYLAHFSGGEVAASNTREYGRANLSYIKEGETFFNGVSENSQVWMSHSDSIKALPTNAVKLASTHDVEYAAYKIEGETTYAIQYHPEVFHSTDGSKMLKNFLVDIAEVPQNFTPNAFVEEMVGELKEKLGNDKVVLGLSGGVDSTVAAVLLHQAIGKNLYCIFVNNGLLRKNEFQNVLDQYKGMGLNVKGVDAGDRFLSELAGISDPETKRKTIGRVFIEVFDDESHLIEDVKWLAQGTIYPDVIESVSVKGPSATIKSHHNVGGLPDYMKLKIVEPLRMLFKDEVRRVGATLGIDPELLGRHPFPGPGLSIRILGDITPEKVQILQDVDAVFIDGLKSWGLYDKVWQAGAILLPVNSVGVMGDERTYEKVVALRAVESTDGMTADWVHLPYDFLMKVSNDIINKVKGVNRVVYDISSKPPATIEWE is encoded by the coding sequence ATGCAACACAACGTACTTATTTTAGATTTCGGATCGCAATATACACAGCTTATTGCGCGTAGAGTTCGCGAATTAAATATATTCTGCGAAATTTTCCCTTACAATCACTTTCCTAGTGATTTATCACCTTATAAAGCCGTAATTTTAGGAGGAAGCCCTTTTTCTGTTCGTGCAGAAGATGCTCCACATCCTGATTTATCTCAAATTCGAGGCAAACTACCTATGTTGGCAGTTTGTTACGGAGCACAATATTTAGCCCATTTTAGTGGAGGTGAAGTCGCTGCTTCGAACACCAGAGAATATGGTAGAGCTAATTTATCTTATATTAAAGAAGGGGAAACTTTCTTTAACGGAGTTTCAGAAAACAGCCAGGTTTGGATGAGTCATAGCGATAGTATCAAGGCTTTACCAACCAATGCAGTGAAATTGGCAAGCACGCATGATGTAGAATATGCTGCTTACAAAATTGAAGGCGAAACCACTTATGCAATTCAGTATCACCCTGAAGTTTTCCATTCTACAGATGGATCAAAAATGCTGAAAAACTTTTTAGTAGATATTGCAGAAGTTCCTCAAAACTTTACACCAAATGCTTTCGTAGAGGAAATGGTGGGAGAATTAAAAGAGAAATTAGGAAATGATAAAGTGGTTTTAGGATTGTCAGGCGGAGTAGATTCTACTGTAGCTGCAGTTTTATTACACCAGGCCATTGGTAAAAACTTATATTGTATCTTCGTAAATAACGGTTTACTTCGTAAAAACGAATTCCAAAATGTATTAGATCAATACAAAGGAATGGGATTGAACGTAAAAGGAGTAGACGCCGGAGATCGTTTCTTAAGCGAATTGGCCGGAATAAGTGATCCAGAAACAAAACGTAAAACTATTGGTCGTGTATTTATCGAAGTTTTTGATGATGAATCACATTTGATCGAAGATGTAAAATGGTTGGCGCAAGGAACTATTTATCCTGACGTAATCGAATCGGTATCTGTAAAAGGACCATCGGCAACGATTAAATCACACCATAATGTAGGTGGATTGCCGGATTATATGAAATTAAAAATTGTAGAACCACTAAGAATGTTGTTTAAAGACGAAGTTCGTAGAGTTGGTGCTACTTTAGGAATAGATCCTGAATTGTTAGGAAGACACCCTTTTCCGGGACCAGGATTATCAATCAGAATTTTAGGAGATATTACTCCTGAAAAAGTTCAAATCTTGCAAGATGTTGATGCTGTTTTTATCGACGGCTTAAAATCTTGGGGATTGTACGACAAAGTTTGGCAGGCTGGAGCAATTTTGCTTCCGGTAAACAGTGTTGGTGTGATGGGCGATGAGCGTACTTACGAAAAAGTAGTAGCGCTTAGAGCTGTAGAATCAACAGATGGTATGACTGCTGACTGGGTTCATTTACCTTACGATTTCTTGATGAAAGTGTCGAATGACATTATAAATAAAGTAAAAGGCGTGAACCGCGTGGTTTACGATATTAGCTCAAAACCACCAGCAACAATTGAGTGGGAATAG
- a CDS encoding OsmC family protein produces the protein MTSTVTYLGDLRTKSIHVQSGSEIISDAPLDNNGKGEAFSPTDTVANALASCMMTIMGIKARDLGVDFIGSTAEVTKIMNAEPRRIGAIEIAFEMQGVADEKNKTILERAAMTCPVFLSLSSEIEKRITFSWK, from the coding sequence ATGACATCAACAGTAACCTATTTAGGAGATTTAAGAACAAAATCAATTCATGTGCAATCGGGAAGCGAAATCATTTCTGATGCACCTTTAGACAATAACGGAAAAGGAGAAGCATTTTCTCCAACAGATACAGTTGCCAATGCTTTAGCAAGTTGCATGATGACCATTATGGGAATCAAAGCGCGTGATTTAGGCGTAGATTTCATTGGCTCAACTGCCGAAGTAACGAAGATAATGAACGCTGAACCAAGAAGAATTGGAGCGATCGAAATTGCTTTTGAAATGCAGGGTGTTGCAGATGAAAAAAATAAAACTATCCTGGAACGTGCTGCAATGACGTGTCCGGTGTTTTTAAGTTTAAGCAGTGAAATTGAAAAACGTATTACTTTTAGCTGGAAGTAA
- a CDS encoding DUF3472 domain-containing protein codes for MKNLFYLFFASLLVSFSCTENSEITEKDSSLKNQKNSISLPLAGNAYSSKHLESNTITDNGIENWTSAEEFFTIYFRISKGGSFQLTIEESVEVVGKSELEFSINNEAKKVKFDTSKKAVTIGTWKINQEGYVAVKIKGISKTGDRFPAINRLTISSADYDGKISYVPNNEGNFYHWGRRGPSVHLNYQVPENINAKWYYNEVTVPENEDKIGSYFMANGFGEGYFGIQVNSASERRVLFSVWSPFNTDDPASIPESHKIKMLKKGENVHTGEFGNEGSGGQSYLKYNWKAGTTYKFLLQGFPQNNNTTTYTAYFYAPELQKWLLIASFNRPETNTYLKRFHSFLENFIPEQGDLSRKVLFNNQWVCDDKGVWSEINSARFTTDNTGGKEYRIDFAGGLDNTSFYLKNGGFFNNYTTPKTIFTRPLNNKKPEISFDTLP; via the coding sequence ATGAAAAACTTATTTTACTTATTTTTTGCTTCATTACTTGTATCTTTTTCCTGTACAGAGAATAGCGAAATTACTGAGAAAGATTCTTCTTTAAAAAATCAAAAAAACAGTATTTCGCTCCCGTTAGCTGGAAACGCTTACAGCTCGAAACATTTAGAAAGCAACACTATTACGGATAACGGAATTGAAAACTGGACCAGTGCCGAAGAATTTTTTACCATTTATTTCAGAATTTCGAAAGGCGGAAGTTTTCAGTTAACTATTGAAGAATCGGTAGAAGTAGTTGGAAAATCAGAATTAGAATTTTCGATTAATAATGAAGCCAAAAAAGTAAAATTTGATACTTCAAAAAAAGCGGTAACAATTGGTACCTGGAAAATTAATCAGGAAGGTTATGTTGCCGTTAAGATAAAAGGAATCAGTAAAACAGGAGATCGTTTTCCTGCTATAAATCGCCTGACTATTTCGAGCGCAGATTATGACGGAAAAATATCCTATGTTCCAAATAATGAAGGCAATTTTTATCATTGGGGACGTCGCGGGCCATCGGTACATTTAAACTATCAGGTTCCTGAAAACATCAATGCAAAATGGTATTATAACGAAGTTACCGTTCCGGAAAACGAAGATAAAATTGGTTCTTATTTTATGGCTAATGGTTTTGGAGAAGGTTACTTTGGTATTCAGGTCAATTCGGCTTCAGAAAGAAGAGTTTTATTTTCTGTATGGAGTCCTTTTAATACTGATGATCCGGCCAGTATTCCTGAATCACATAAAATTAAAATGCTTAAAAAAGGCGAAAATGTTCACACAGGCGAATTTGGAAATGAAGGTTCTGGCGGTCAAAGCTATCTTAAATACAACTGGAAAGCAGGAACTACTTATAAATTTTTATTACAAGGATTCCCTCAAAACAATAATACAACCACGTATACTGCCTATTTTTATGCACCTGAATTGCAAAAATGGCTATTAATCGCTAGTTTTAATCGTCCTGAAACGAATACGTATTTAAAAAGATTTCATTCGTTCTTAGAAAATTTTATTCCGGAACAAGGCGATTTGTCTCGTAAAGTACTATTCAACAATCAATGGGTTTGTGATGATAAAGGAGTTTGGTCAGAGATCAATTCAGCTCGTTTTACAACAGATAATACTGGAGGAAAAGAATATCGAATAGATTTTGCAGGCGGACTCGACAATACTTCTTTTTATCTAAAAAACGGCGGTTTTTTCAACAACTATACAACACCAAAAACGATCTTTACAAGACCTTTAAACAATAAAAAACCAGAAATAAGTTTTGACACATTACCTTAA
- a CDS encoding lytic transglycosylase has translation MREFLTISLVFILSFNKITAQDSIIEHKIQKGETAYFIAQKYKVSVDEIYKLNPESQSGIKDNQIIKIPVHSAEKENSNQQITHVVGPKETLFGLSKQYNITVEALQNANPILANGLQIGQELIIPQNPNLLKTESTTSSKVTHQVVAKESLFSIARAYNVSVNDLENLNKDLLINGLQIGQTISIPNKRKTLDGRVRVINQETVFHVVEPKETKFSIAKKYNISIDQLESQNPEIVNGLIVGNKLAINTKEVKPTNESEELMLALAEKQVVVEKGKAKTVELEDLKDRLVVQKEMNQKIIKINDLKVNLNDMNGSKENSVEKLRLVLEANKNVQDILMAKLDSLVNTMNSDLVDLKRMDILNVDESKRLEKRSYESIGKTSELSSQLKKELAENRKAYAGLMNKVEKIAVEENQEYKKKIRESEKNTNVTSLQQRLSLEEIKRYKIEQEQGDAQNQLLIAKIDSLDTQKKIEVKRHISKATYYSMEARKFDDKLALIKLKKYQDEAIKKQDKSTSAESAKTISLEEMKRELKENPLRADKTVKVEVYDNLKEVSNGYYLVLGIFTDSSLRDKLIMKLIDSGDFNASFFFNINSLSYYVYSDMYQNMEEVLYKCKKNEEDELYKEVVIAKVEIDLR, from the coding sequence ATGAGAGAATTTTTAACGATTTCTCTTGTCTTTATTTTGTCTTTTAACAAAATAACTGCGCAAGATTCAATTATTGAACACAAAATTCAAAAAGGAGAAACTGCCTATTTTATTGCCCAAAAATACAAGGTTTCTGTTGATGAAATTTACAAACTCAACCCCGAGTCGCAGAGCGGAATCAAAGACAATCAAATTATTAAGATTCCGGTTCACTCAGCAGAAAAAGAAAATTCAAACCAGCAAATTACTCATGTTGTTGGTCCCAAAGAAACCCTTTTTGGTTTATCAAAACAATATAATATTACTGTAGAAGCGCTTCAAAATGCAAATCCTATTTTGGCCAACGGACTTCAGATTGGTCAGGAATTGATTATTCCGCAAAATCCAAATCTTCTTAAAACTGAAAGCACAACTTCTTCAAAAGTGACGCATCAGGTTGTAGCCAAAGAATCACTGTTTAGTATCGCGAGAGCCTATAATGTTTCGGTTAATGATTTAGAAAATCTAAACAAAGACCTTCTTATTAACGGATTGCAAATTGGTCAGACGATTTCAATTCCAAACAAACGAAAAACCTTAGACGGACGAGTTCGCGTGATCAATCAGGAAACGGTTTTTCATGTGGTTGAACCAAAGGAAACTAAATTTTCGATTGCCAAAAAATACAATATTTCTATCGATCAGTTAGAGTCTCAAAATCCCGAAATTGTAAACGGATTAATTGTTGGCAATAAATTAGCTATTAATACCAAGGAAGTAAAACCAACTAACGAAAGCGAAGAATTGATGTTGGCTTTAGCCGAAAAACAAGTTGTAGTCGAAAAAGGAAAAGCCAAAACGGTTGAACTGGAAGATTTGAAAGACAGATTGGTTGTTCAGAAAGAAATGAATCAGAAGATTATTAAGATTAATGATTTGAAAGTGAATCTGAATGACATGAACGGTTCTAAAGAAAATTCGGTTGAAAAATTACGTTTGGTTCTGGAAGCCAATAAAAATGTACAGGATATTTTAATGGCAAAATTAGATTCGTTGGTGAACACGATGAATAGTGATTTGGTCGATTTAAAAAGAATGGACATTTTGAATGTCGATGAATCAAAAAGATTAGAAAAACGATCGTATGAAAGCATCGGGAAAACCAGTGAATTATCTTCTCAACTAAAAAAAGAATTGGCAGAAAACCGAAAAGCCTATGCCGGTTTAATGAATAAGGTAGAAAAAATTGCTGTTGAAGAAAATCAGGAATACAAGAAGAAAATCCGCGAAAGCGAAAAAAATACAAACGTTACTTCTTTGCAGCAAAGACTTTCATTAGAAGAAATAAAAAGATATAAAATAGAACAGGAGCAGGGCGATGCGCAAAATCAACTTTTAATTGCTAAGATTGATTCGCTTGATACGCAGAAAAAAATCGAAGTAAAAAGACATATCAGCAAAGCGACTTATTATAGTATGGAAGCCCGCAAGTTTGATGATAAACTGGCTTTGATAAAATTGAAAAAGTATCAGGATGAAGCCATTAAAAAACAAGATAAATCAACTTCTGCTGAATCTGCAAAAACAATTTCGCTTGAAGAAATGAAGCGTGAACTTAAGGAAAATCCGCTTAGAGCAGACAAAACAGTAAAAGTTGAAGTTTATGATAATCTTAAAGAAGTTTCAAACGGCTATTACTTAGTTTTAGGTATATTTACAGACTCGTCGCTGAGAGATAAGCTCATTATGAAACTCATTGATTCTGGTGATTTTAACGCTAGTTTCTTCTTTAATATCAACAGTCTTTCGTACTATGTTTACTCAGATATGTACCAAAATATGGAAGAAGTGCTCTATAAATGCAAGAAAAACGAAGAAGATGAGTTATATAAAGAGGTTGTTATTGCTAAGGTAGAAATTGATCTTAGATAA
- a CDS encoding glycoside hydrolase family 35 protein has protein sequence MKKVYLILLFNFFILSALTAQEKQTFAISDGNFLLNGKPIQIHSGEMHYSRIPQPYWRHRLKMMKAMGLNAVATYVFWNYHEITPGVWDFKTGNKNLAEYIKTAQEEGLFVILRPGPYVCAEWEFGGYPWFLQNVPNMVIRGNNKEYLTATKAYFTELYNQVKDLQITKGGPIIMVQGENEFGSYVAQRKDIPLEEHKKYSAAVFQQLKDVGFEVPFFTSDGSWLFEGGALPGALPTANGESDIAKLKAVVNQFNNNQGPYMVAEFYPGWLDHWAEPFPTQKPEQTVRQTKKYLDNQVSFNYYMVHGGTNFGFTSGANYDKEHDIQPDMTSYDYDAPISEAGWATPKYNALRELLKTNETPTIPTQIPVITIPNIKLTKAVNLADFKSKITPVIEDNPQTFEQLNQGDGYIWYSKKFTQPISGKLELKGLRDYAIIYVNGKKVAELNRYYKKYDCEIEVPFNATLDILVENMGRINYGSQINANNKGIISPVVINGETITGDWEMYKLPMTTPPDLTAYKNSGKINRPTLYQGSFNLTKTGDTFLDMRDWGKGIVFVNGINIGRYWSIGPQQTLYLPGCWLKKGKNNIVVFEQKNEIIQKEIKTMLTPILEDLKPEKGL, from the coding sequence ATGAAAAAAGTTTATTTAATTCTCTTGTTTAATTTCTTTATCCTTTCAGCATTAACAGCACAAGAAAAACAAACTTTTGCCATAAGCGATGGGAATTTTTTGTTGAATGGAAAACCAATTCAGATTCATTCAGGCGAAATGCATTATTCCAGAATTCCACAACCGTATTGGCGTCATCGTTTAAAAATGATGAAAGCAATGGGTTTAAATGCTGTGGCAACCTACGTTTTCTGGAACTATCACGAAATTACTCCCGGGGTTTGGGATTTTAAAACCGGAAATAAAAACTTAGCCGAATACATTAAAACAGCGCAGGAAGAAGGTTTATTTGTTATTCTTCGACCGGGTCCTTACGTATGTGCCGAATGGGAATTTGGCGGTTATCCTTGGTTTTTACAAAATGTTCCTAATATGGTGATTCGCGGCAATAACAAAGAATATCTAACTGCAACCAAAGCCTATTTTACCGAATTGTACAATCAAGTCAAAGATTTACAAATTACCAAAGGTGGACCAATTATTATGGTTCAGGGCGAAAATGAATTTGGTTCTTATGTCGCCCAACGTAAAGATATCCCGTTAGAAGAGCACAAAAAATACAGCGCCGCCGTTTTTCAGCAATTAAAAGATGTTGGTTTTGAAGTGCCATTTTTTACATCAGACGGAAGCTGGTTGTTTGAAGGCGGAGCTTTGCCGGGCGCTTTACCAACTGCCAATGGAGAAAGCGACATTGCAAAGTTAAAAGCCGTTGTCAATCAGTTTAATAATAATCAGGGACCTTATATGGTTGCCGAATTTTATCCTGGCTGGCTGGATCATTGGGCAGAACCTTTCCCGACACAAAAACCGGAACAAACCGTTCGTCAGACCAAAAAATATCTGGACAATCAGGTTTCTTTCAATTATTATATGGTACATGGCGGAACGAATTTTGGCTTTACCTCGGGTGCCAACTATGATAAAGAACACGATATTCAGCCAGACATGACTTCCTATGATTATGACGCTCCTATTAGCGAAGCGGGTTGGGCAACTCCAAAATACAATGCGTTAAGAGAATTATTAAAAACAAATGAAACTCCTACTATTCCTACCCAAATACCAGTAATCACTATCCCAAATATAAAGCTGACAAAAGCAGTAAATTTAGCCGATTTTAAATCGAAAATTACACCCGTTATTGAAGATAATCCGCAAACATTTGAACAATTAAATCAAGGCGATGGTTATATTTGGTACAGCAAAAAATTTACACAACCCATTAGTGGGAAATTAGAATTGAAAGGATTACGTGATTATGCCATTATTTATGTTAACGGGAAAAAAGTAGCAGAACTGAACCGATATTACAAAAAATACGATTGCGAAATCGAAGTTCCTTTTAATGCCACTTTAGACATTCTGGTCGAAAACATGGGACGTATTAATTATGGTTCTCAAATTAATGCCAACAATAAAGGTATCATTAGTCCTGTAGTGATTAACGGAGAAACCATTACCGGCGATTGGGAAATGTATAAATTACCAATGACCACGCCACCAGATTTAACAGCGTATAAAAACTCAGGCAAAATAAATCGTCCTACTTTATATCAGGGGTCTTTTAATCTCACTAAAACCGGAGATACCTTTCTGGACATGCGTGATTGGGGTAAAGGAATTGTATTTGTAAACGGAATTAATATTGGACGTTATTGGAGCATTGGCCCCCAACAAACATTGTACTTACCGGGATGCTGGCTTAAAAAAGGAAAAAACAACATTGTAGTTTTCGAACAAAAAAACGAAATTATCCAAAAAGAAATAAAGACTATGCTAACCCCAATTCTTGAAGATTTAAAACCTGAGAAAGGATTATAG
- a CDS encoding LysM peptidoglycan-binding domain-containing protein: protein MKYYSTLLFLVFFVTFSAFSQEKVIKYTVANGETINQIAVKFKVTPYDIYALNPDARSGIKPNTVLLIPTNNAKSAAVKTETAVAKTGGNTKEIIHEVQPKETFYSIEKKYGISDEALKAANPTLEKTGVQIGQKLVIPAKGSVVKSAVKSSVAAEKPAKEKAQEKYVYHDVVAKETKFSIAKQYGITIEELEKRNPEIVSNLPVGYRLTIKGKAPKTETSSPVVTNTAKPVETAKKAITYMEYQVKPKETFYSLGRTFHISQEELTALNPSLSEGVKEGMVLKVPAGYLAPAPIIPQQQPVEKAVENSNTGGSIQIVDKVKSETVSASPEVVELTKKRGQNDRKKLVLLLPFNLNKMQNDTTSTATRIKNDKFLNMTLDFYSGAMMAIDSAKTLKLPIDVVIYDSQETKTTSNVSTLMAQNKLQDAHAVIGPFYQNNAEATANTLRLFNVPVISPLSKDKANPIDNLYQTIPSNDVVRNAMFDYMRAKNGNIVAVVDKKKESVISYIKQNQKGVVFAALTETGGLDVANLKSLLLPNRMNYVVMETGNTAMVKTTIKALLDAQKTCQVQLVILEPNNTLDTDEISFDNLVKLKLMYPSVTRESDEPGVLIFDKEYRLKNKINPNTYATRGFDVTFDTMMRLVQGKTYQETADLMTTEQVDNKFQFYKKEDGGHANKGVYILYYDSDLTLKVAN, encoded by the coding sequence ATGAAGTATTATTCAACATTATTGTTTCTCGTTTTTTTTGTAACATTTTCTGCTTTTTCACAAGAAAAGGTCATTAAATATACCGTTGCGAATGGAGAAACGATTAACCAGATTGCTGTAAAATTTAAGGTTACGCCTTATGATATTTATGCATTAAACCCCGATGCCAGAAGTGGTATAAAACCCAATACAGTTTTACTGATCCCTACCAATAATGCAAAATCTGCAGCGGTTAAAACAGAAACAGCTGTGGCAAAAACGGGCGGTAATACCAAAGAAATAATTCATGAAGTACAGCCAAAAGAAACTTTTTATAGTATCGAAAAAAAGTATGGTATCTCTGATGAAGCTTTGAAAGCGGCAAACCCTACTTTAGAAAAAACCGGAGTTCAGATTGGGCAAAAACTGGTGATTCCTGCAAAAGGATCAGTTGTAAAATCGGCAGTAAAATCTTCGGTAGCGGCTGAAAAACCAGCGAAAGAAAAAGCTCAGGAAAAATATGTGTATCATGATGTTGTGGCAAAAGAAACTAAGTTTTCGATCGCTAAACAATACGGAATAACCATTGAAGAATTAGAAAAACGCAATCCTGAAATTGTGTCTAATTTACCCGTAGGATACCGATTAACCATAAAAGGAAAAGCGCCTAAAACAGAGACTTCAAGTCCTGTTGTTACTAACACTGCAAAACCGGTTGAAACTGCTAAAAAGGCTATAACTTATATGGAGTATCAGGTAAAACCAAAGGAAACTTTTTATAGTTTAGGAAGAACTTTTCACATTTCTCAGGAAGAATTAACGGCATTGAATCCGTCACTTTCTGAAGGTGTAAAAGAAGGAATGGTTTTAAAAGTTCCTGCAGGATATTTAGCTCCGGCTCCAATTATTCCACAGCAGCAACCTGTTGAAAAAGCAGTAGAAAATTCAAATACCGGAGGTTCTATACAAATTGTAGATAAAGTAAAATCTGAAACTGTATCAGCTAGTCCTGAAGTAGTAGAGCTTACAAAGAAAAGAGGGCAAAATGATCGTAAAAAATTAGTTTTATTGTTGCCTTTTAATTTGAATAAAATGCAGAATGATACAACAAGTACTGCTACACGAATTAAAAACGATAAATTTTTGAATATGACTCTTGATTTTTATTCAGGAGCAATGATGGCGATCGACTCGGCTAAAACCTTAAAATTGCCAATTGATGTGGTAATTTATGATTCTCAGGAAACAAAAACAACATCAAATGTTTCGACTTTGATGGCTCAGAATAAATTGCAGGATGCCCATGCAGTAATTGGACCATTTTATCAAAATAATGCTGAGGCTACAGCAAATACATTACGTTTGTTTAATGTTCCGGTGATTTCGCCATTATCAAAAGATAAAGCGAACCCGATCGATAATTTATATCAGACGATACCATCTAATGATGTGGTGAGAAATGCGATGTTTGATTATATGCGTGCGAAAAACGGAAATATCGTTGCTGTTGTTGATAAAAAGAAAGAATCAGTAATTAGTTATATCAAACAAAACCAAAAAGGTGTTGTTTTTGCAGCTTTGACAGAAACAGGAGGCCTTGATGTAGCGAACTTAAAAAGTTTGCTATTACCTAACAGAATGAATTATGTGGTAATGGAAACCGGAAACACGGCAATGGTGAAAACTACCATTAAAGCTTTGCTGGATGCACAAAAAACATGTCAGGTACAATTGGTTATTTTAGAACCAAACAACACATTGGATACTGACGAAATTAGTTTTGATAATTTAGTAAAACTGAAATTAATGTATCCGTCTGTAACTCGTGAAAGCGATGAACCAGGAGTTTTAATCTTTGATAAAGAATACAGATTGAAGAATAAGATAAATCCAAATACTTATGCAACACGCGGATTTGATGTTACTTTTGATACGATGATGCGTTTGGTGCAAGGAAAAACATATCAGGAAACAGCAGATTTAATGACAACGGAACAAGTTGACAATAAATTTCAATTTTATAAAAAAGAAGATGGTGGACACGCCAATAAAGGAGTGTACATTTTATATTACGATTCAGACTTAACTTTAAAAGTAGCCAATTAA